The Burkholderiales bacterium JOSHI_001 genomic sequence GCACGCTGGACCTGCATGGCGACGCCGGCCTGGGCGGCAGTGCGCTGCGCCAGCTGACGCTGGACGCCGCGGCCATCCGGCAGCTCAGCCCCGGCAGCGCCCGCGTGGCGGCGCGCGAACTGGTGCTGACCAACACCACCGGACAAGTCCCAGCCGCGTCAGGCGGCAGCGGTGTGCTGACACTGCAGGCCACCGACGGCGACCTGCTGTTGCAGGGTGGCGCGCTGGCGCTGCAGGGCGTGGGTCAGGCCACGCTGTCGGCGCATCGCGACCTGGTGTTCAGCAACGCCGCCAGCGTGCTGGCCGGTGGCGACCTGACCCTGGCGGCAGGCCGAATCACCGCGGACAGCGGCGCGGTGGCCGAGGTGCGCGCGGACAAGGGTGCGCTGCGCCTGCAGGCCCAGGGCAGCGCCGGCAGCCGGGACGCTGGCGTGGGCGCCACGCTGAACCTGGGTGCAGCCAGCCTGCTGCAGGGTGGCCGCGTGGAACTGCCGTCGGGCCGGCTCGAGATGCAGGCCAGTGCGGCGGACGGCGTGGTGCTGGCTGCGGGATCGCTGACGCAGCTGGGCGGCATCACCCGCCTGTTCGACGGCCAGGCGGTGTCCACCTCGGGTGGCGACCTGACGGTGCTTGCGGCGCAGGGGTCGGTGCGTCTGGACGCCGGCGCCGCCATCGATGTTTCTGCGGCACAGGCCGGTGGCCGAGCCGGCGCGGTCAGTCTGGCCGCGCCCGGCGGGGGTGTTCAGCTGGACGGCAGCCTGCTGGGGCAGGCCGCCAGCCTGGCCGACGGCGGCAGGCTGAGCTTGGACACCGCGCAAGCGGTGGACCTGGCAGCGCTGTCCCGGGTGCTGGCGGCCGGCAAGCAACCGGCCGCTTCGTCCGGCGGCGCTGCGCGCGGCAATTTCCAGCAGGAACTGGTGGTGCGCAATCGGCAGGGCGACCAGACGCTGCCTGCCGGGGCCACCTTGACCGCCCAGCGCATCGGCCTGGCCAGCGACAACGGTGCGCTGGACCTGCGCGGCGCGCTGGTGGCCGACGCGCCTTCGGGTTCGTCGCGGGTGTTGTTGGCCGCCGGTGGCGACCTGACGCTGGCTCCTGGCGCCACCGTCAGCCTGCGGGCCACGGCGCCGGGCGGGCAGGGCGGGGCGTTGCAGGTGCTGTCGCGCGACGGCCGCATCGCCCTGAAGGACGGCGCCACGCTGGACCTGTCCGGGCCCAACCCCAGCCAGCCGGCCGTGGCGGGTGGGTCGCTGCTGCTGCGCGCGGCGCGGACCGGCATCGACGCTGGCCACCCCGGCGGCACCGACGTGGCCATCGACCGCATCGGTGCCACGGCCTATGGCGTGGCAAGCTTCGAGATCGAGGCGGTACAGGTCTACGAGCACGTGCAGACCCTCACCGTGGGCGCCGCGGCGACCCCCCCGGCGGCCACCACCGCGCCGACGGTGGCACCCACCGCTGCGCCGACACCGGCGCCGACGGCAGCGCCCACGCTGGCACCGACGATTTCGCCCACCGCCGCGCCGACGCCCGCCCCCACGGCAGCGCCGGCCCCGGCCGTACCTTCCGTGGGCAACGGCAGCACCACCGTGGGCCAGTTGCCCCCTGCGCCGCCCAGCCAGCTGCCGATCGTTGCGAGCCCGTCGGTGGATCGAATTCAGGCCCTGTTCGACCAGGTGGCCCCTGCACAGGCGCTGGTCACCATCCAGGCCGTCGCGTCCACGGGCAACGGCAGCACGACGATCGGGCAAACCCCGCCGAAGCCGCCGTCGCAGGTGCCGACAGCGGCGCCCACGGCCGCGCCCACGCCTGCACCGACATCGGCGCCCACGGCCGCGCCGACACCGGCGCCGACGCCGGCACCCACGGCGGCACCGACGCCCGCGCCGACGCCAGCCCCCACGGCAGCGCCAACGGCCGCGCCAACGCCAGCGCCCACGGCTGCCCCGACACCCGCACCAACGCCGGCGCCCACGGCGGCGCCAACGCCCGCGCCCACAGCGGCACCGACACCCGCGCCGACGCCCGTACCCACGGCGGCACCGACGCCAGCGCCAACGGCCGCGCCGACACCCGCACCAACGCCGGCCCCCACGGCGGCGCCAACGCCCGCGCCCACAGCGGCACCGACGCCCGCCCCTACGGCTGCGCCGACGCCCGCGCCGACGCCAGCGCCAACGGCCGCGCCGACACCAGCGCCCACGGCTGCGCCGACACCCGCACCGACGCCGGCCCCCACCGCTGCGCCAACGCCCGCGCCGACGCCAGCGCCCACGGCTGCACCGACGCCCGCACCCACGGCGGCACCAACACCCGCACCCACGCCAGCGCCCACGGCAGCACCAACACCTGCGCCGACACCGGCCCCCACAGCGGCACCGACACCCGCCCCCACAGCGGCACCGACACCCGCCCCGACCCCGGCGCCCACGGCGGCACCAACGCCCGCACCGACACCGGCCCCCACGGCTGCGCCTGGCACGCCATCGTTGGGCAATGGCAGCACCACGGTGGGCGTGACTCCACCCGCACCGCCGAGCACGGTGCCGTCTGCAAGCCCAGCACCCACACCGGCGCCAACGCCCGCACCGACCGCCGCACCCACGCCCGCACCGACCGCCGCTCCCACGCCCGCGCCAACCACCGCGCCGACGCCTGCGCCGACACCGGCGCCGACGCAGGCGCCCGCTCCGCCCCCGGGCCCGCCAGCAGCGCCAGGCACCCCGTCGGTGGGCAACGGCACCACCACGGTGGGTGTGACCCCGCCTGCGCCGCCAAGCACCTTGCCATCCGCCAGCCCGGTGCCGACGCCAGCGCCGACCCCTGCACCCACGCCGGCCCCGACCCTTGCGCCGACCCTTGCGCCGACCCCTTTGCCGACGCCTGCACCGACGCCTGCACCGACGCCCGTGCCAACGCCTGCGCCGACACCTGCTCCCACCCCGGCACCGGCACCCCGCACCGACCTGCGCACCGGCACCGTGCTGGCCGACGTGCAGGCCTTCTTCGGCAGCGACAGCACGCGCCGCGACGGCATGGCGGACCGGGTGGCACCTCGGACCTTGTCGCCGGCGCCCCCGCCGGCCGATGGCCGCGCGGCGTCGGTGCTGCGCGACCTGGTGCGCGTGGTGCCGGGTGTGGAGGTGCGCAGCGACGCCGACCTGTCGCTCACCGGTGACTGGAACCTGCAGCCGCTGGCCCTGTCGGCCAGCGCGGACGCCAGCGGAAACCGCAGCATCGTCGCCGGTGAGCGGGCCGGTGGTGTGCCCTTGACGCTGACGCTGCGGGCCGCGGGCAACCTGAACCTGTCGCACAGCCTGAGCGACGGTTTTGCCGTTCCGGGTGCCGGTGTGCCTGTCCTTGCCGGTGAGGCCGCCGCGGCCGCCGCGCTGGCCACGGCCGCCTCTGTGGCAACGCGTGCACCCATCGTGTCGGCGATGGGCGCCAGCTTCCGGCTGGTCGGCGGCGCCGACCTGTCGGCCGCCGAGGTGATGGCCACCGTGGTGTCCGACAAGCAGGGGGATGTCCTGATCGGCCGCAACGTCAACGGCAGTACCCCGCCCGACGTGCTGGTGCGCAGCACCACCGGCAGCATCGACTTGGCTGCCGGCCGCGACCTGAAGCTGCTGAACCGCCAGGCCGTGGTTTACACCACCGGCGCGCCGGTGGACCTGAGCGCGCGCGGCGATCTGCAGTACAGCTTCACCGGTCCGGTCCTGAGCCGCGGCCTGAACAGCCACCCGCTCGTTGATGGCGGCGGGGCGGTCGGCGTTGCGGCCCGGCGCGACATCGTGGGCGGCAGCAACGGCAGTTCACAGTACGGGGTCGACTGGTGGTGGCGCCAGGGCAGCGCCAACGACCCTGCACAGGACCTGACCTGGTACGTCCGCTACGACCAGTTCCGCCAGGGTTTCGGCGCGCTGGGCGGGGGTGACGTGACCGTGACGGCGGGCCGCAACATGCTGGATGTGGCTGCGGCCGCGCCGTCCAACGGCGCCGCCTTGTCGGCGCTTGGCGACGCGCCTCGGCAGCAGCTGTCCTACGGCGGCGGCAATGTGGCGCTGCGTGCCGGCGGCGACATCACCAACGGCTTCGTCTTCGGAGGTGGCGACCGGGTGGAGGTGCGTGCGGGAGGCGGGATCAACGCCACCGGCAATTTCCAGGGCCTGCAGGTGCTGCATGGCGACACCGCGGTGAACCTGAGCGCGCGGGGCGACATGACCCTGGGGCGGGTGGTGTCTGCCGGCATGGTGCTGCCGCTGGCGCGCCAGGACACCAGCCCCACGCCCAGCATGCTGGTGACGGGTCTTTCCCCCAATGCCACGCTGCAGGCCTTGTCGGAGAGTGGTGACCTGAGCCTGGCCGCAGCCCGGCCCAGCCCCCTGGCCGGCACCTACAACGGCACGGCTCGCGACGAAGAGAACGTGGTCCCGGCACACACCCGCCTGGCCGCGCCGCTGGGCAGCCTGCGTTCACGCGCGCTGCTGCAGGCCCCGGCGCGCGACGCCCAGTTGGAACTGCTGGCGCGCGACGACCTGGATGCGGGCCTGCTGCAGGTCACCGGCTCCTTGCCGGCGCTGGCGTCGCCCGGGCCCGTCAGTTCGTCCGCATTGCGCGACCTGCTTCGGCCCTTCTCCGGCCCGCAGCCCGCGTTCGAGAACGAAGCCTCACGCGAGCCGGTGCGCTTGTTCTCCAGCGAAGGCACGGTGACGCTGGACGCGTCGCAATTGGCCAGCCCGCTGCGGGTGCTGGCCGGGCAGGACATCGTCAGCCGCGGCGCGGTGACGCTGCAGCACCAGCGCGCCGACGAACTCAGCCTGCTGGCGGCCGGCCGCGACATCCGGCTCACGGCCTCCACCACGGCCTTCAGCCTGAAGCTGCAGGGCCCTGGGGAAGGGGTCGCCACCGCGGGCCGCCACATCGACCTGGGCGTGTCCGGCGGCATCGGCAGCGTCGGCAACCTGGAAAACCGCCTGCTGCCCGAAGGGGGGGCCGGCATCACGGTGATGGCCGGCGTGAAGCTGGGCAGTGCCGACATCGCGCAGGCGGTGCGCGCGGGCTACCTGCTTCGCAACGCTGCCACGCTGGATGCGCGCAACGAGACCCTGGCGGTCTATTTGGCGCAATGGAATGCGGCGGCCCACGGTCAGGCCGTGCCCTCGCGCGACGGCGCCTCGCTGTCGCGGGGTGCGCGTCTGCTGGAACTGGCCAAGGCGCTGACGGCCGGCGACCCCGCGCTGAGCGGCCTGCTTCCTCCCCAGGCGCCGGAACTTCAAGCCGCCGGGCTGGGCGCCGGTGCCGTCGACGCGGGCGGCCCGGCAGACGCCGCGCTGGCGTCCTTGTCGTCGCTGGTGATGCGGGCCCTGAACCAGCGCCTGGCCGAAAGCCTGCCGACCCTGGCGCCCGAACGCCAGGCGGTGCTGACCGCCGCGGTGCTGATGGCCGACCTGCGCGCCGCCGGCCGGGCGGCGGCCGCAGCGGCCACCGCGGCCGAACGCGACGCGGCCTACCAGGCCGGCTACGACGCCCTCGCCACGGTGTTCCCAGGCACGCGCAGCACCGGCAAGGTGTCGTTGACTTCCAGCCAGGTCAAGACCCAGCAGGGCGGCCCGATCCGGGTGCTGGCCCCGGGTGGCAGCGTCAACGCCGGAGAAACCTTCGCCAGCGGCAAGCAGGGGGCCACGGCCAGCGACCTGGGCCTGATGACGACCAACGGCGGCGCCATCGAACTGGCGGTGCGTGACAGCGTGCTGGTGAACCAGTCGCGCATCTTCACGGTCGGCCAGGGCGACCTGCTGGTCTGGGCTTCCGAGGGCAATGTCGATGCCGGCCGCGGCGCCAAGACCGTCACCGGTACGCCGCCGCCGCTGATCAAGGTGGACCGCGACGGCAATGTGGTGGTGGACACCTCGGGTTCATTCTCCGGCAGCGGCATCGCGGTGCTGGATGCGCGCAGCGAACTGGACCTGTACGCGCCCAAGGGCGAGATCAACGCCGGAGAGGCCGGCATCCGATCGCTGGGCAATGCCTTCTTCGGTGCGCGCCTGTTCGTCGGCGGCAACGACACCGCCGTGTCCGGCAGCACCACAGGATCCACCGGCGCCGAGGTCAGCGTCAACGCCGCGGCCGCGGTGGGCGACGCCGGCCAGGGTGCCACTTCGGCCGGCACCAAGGTGGCCAGCAGCCAGGACGATGAAGACGACCGCAAGAAGCGCAAGCCGCGCCGCAACCTGCTGCTGGACTTCCTGGGCTTCGGCGCCGACGGCGCGAACTGAGCCCCCCAACGACAACGGCCACGACCCACCCACCGCCACGCCATGACATCCACTGCCCTGCGTTCCCGTTTCCCTGCCTTGCTCTTCGTGGTGCTGGCCCTGCTGTCGCAAGGGGCCCAGGCCTGGTGGAACAAGGACTGGACCCAGCGCACCCGCATCACGCTGGACACCAGCGACAAGGGCGTGCCCCTCACCGCCGCGCTGAACAATGTGACCGTGGCGCTGCGCCTGCACTCGGGCAATTTCGACTTCGCCGCCGCACGCGAGGACGGTGCCGACCTGCGCGTGCTGGCGGGCGACGACAAGACGCCGCTGAAGTTCCAGCTTGAACGCTTCGATGGCATCAACGAACTGGCGCTGCTGTGGGTGCAGGTGCCGCTGCTGGCCGCCGGCAGTGACAAGAACCAGGTGCATGTGTACGCCGGCAACCCCAAGGCAGTGGCCGAACCCGGCCAGGCCTTCGACCCCGCCACGCGCGCGGCCTTCCATTTCAGCGACAAGGTCGGCGCGGACCACCACGGCGGCTTGAAAGCCGAAACCGCGCCGGTGGCGCTGGCCGATGCCATCCTGGCTGGCGGTGCCAAGCTGGCCGGCACGGCGCTGGTCTGGCCTGCCGCCGACGCGTTGAAGACCGCAGCCGGCGGTGCATTGACCTGGTCGCTGTGGCTGCGACCCGACGCCGCCGCCAACGGCACGCTGCTGCAACAAGGGCCGCTGGCGCTGAAGCTGGTGGGCGGCAAGCTCAGCGCCACCTTGGGATCGGCAGCGGCGCTGGGGGGCGACGTGAAACCCGCTGTGTGGACCCATGTGGCATTGACCCTGGCCGGCGGCAAGCTCAGCGTGTACCTGGGCGGCAGCCCGGTGGCACAGGCCGATGTGCCCACCCCGGAAGTGGCCGGGCCCTTGAAGGCTGGCGAGGGCTTTGCCGGTGGCATCGACGAACTGCAGGTGGCGGGCGAAGCCCGCAGCGCCGACTGGCTGAAGCTGGCCGCGGTTTCACAAGGTGCGGGCGATGCCTTCGCCAAGGCGGTGAAGGAGGCCGGCGACAGCGCGGGCGAGGGCGGCCACGGCGGCTACCTGGGCATCCTGTTCGCCAACCTCACCACCGACGCCTGGATCGTGATCCTCATCCTGGCCGTGATGTTCGTGGTGGCGGCCTGGGTGATGGTGAGCAAGACCCTGATGCTGGGCCGCACCGCCAAGGCCAACCACAGCTTCCTGAAGCGTTTTCGCGATGGCGGCAATGCCGAGATGCTGAAGATCGAGGACGCGACCGCGCTGGGCCAGTCGTCGCTTTACCGCCTGTACCGGGCCGGCGTGCGTGAACTGGACAAGCGCGACGTGGGCCGCAACCCCGCCGCGCTGTCGGGCGCGTCACTGGACGCGGTGAAGGCCGCGGTGGACGCCGACATGGTGCGCGAGACCCACAAGCTGAACGCCCAGATGGTGCTGCTGACCATCGCCATCTCCGGCGGCCCCTTCCTGGGCCTGCTGGGCACGGTAGTGGGCGTGATGATCACCTTCGCCGCCATTGCCGCGGCGGGTGACGTGAACGTCAACGCCATCGCACCGGGCATCGCCGCCGCGCTGCTGGCCACCGTGGCCGGTCTTGGCGTGGCCATCCCGGCGCTGTTTGGCTACAACTGGCTGGCCTCGCGCATCAAGAACATCTCGGCGGACATGCAGATCTTCGTCGACGAGTTCATCACCCGCGTGGCCGAGAACTACGGCGCGCGCTGAGCCAGGAGCGCACGCGCATGTCAGCGGACATCAAGGGTGACAACGAACCCTATGACGACATCAACATCACACCGATGCTGGACCTGGCCTATGTGCTGCTGGTCACCTTCATCATCCTGACCACCGCGTCGGTGCAGGGCGTGCGGGTGAACTCGCCGCAGACGCTGGCCGCCAACAACCTGGCGCGGCCGCAGACCAAGGCCATCACCATCACCGCCGACGGTGCGCTGTACCTGGACGCCTACCCGGTGTCCATCGAACAGCTGGCGTCGTCGCTGGCGCAAATGAAAGCGGCCAATCCGGCCTTGCCGGTGGTGCTGAAGGGCGACGCCAGCGCGCAGTACGAACGCGTGATGGAAGTGCTGGAGGTGGCCAAGAAGCTGGACATCACCGAAATCGGCCTGGTCACCAAGCGCGCGCTGTAGGAGCCCACCATGCATGTGCAAGCCGAACAGAAGCCCTACGACACCATCAACGTCACGCCCATGCTGGACCTGGCCTATGTGCTGCTGGTGGTGTTCATCCTGATGACCACCGCATCGGTGCAGGGCCTGACGGTGACCATGCCCAAGCCCAGCAACAAACCATCCACCGAACAGCACGAGCTGAAGATCGTGCAGATCGCGCCCGGAGGCGCGCTGTTGCTGAACGGCGCGCCGGTCAGCGTGGAGCAGCTGGAACAGCAACTGGCCGCGGCCAAGGCGCGCGACCCGAAGATGACCGTCGCGATCAAGGGCGACCCCAAGGCGCAGTACGCGCCGGTGGTGGCCGTGATCGACCTGTGCAACAAGCTCCAGGTCAACATGGGCCTGGTCACCGCGCGGATCGGAACCTGAGCATGGCATCACTGGCTGAAGACCGTTTCGATGACAGCAGCGGCGCGCGCCCGACCCGCCGTGTGGCGCAAGTGGGCATGGCGCTGTTGGGCCTGGTGGCGGTGGGCGCGCTGGCCTATGGCCTGAAGAACCTCATCGGCAGCGGCCCGCCCGAAGCCAAGCGCCAGGTGGCCCGGATCTCCATCCTGCCCGACAAGCCGCCGCCGCCCCCGCCGCCGAAGGAAGAGAAGCGCCCCGAGCCGCCCAAGGCCGAGTCGCGGCCGGTGCCGCAGGACCAGACGCCCAAGCCGGTGGACGCGCCCAAGCCCGCCAACGAGCCGATCAAGATGGAAGGCCAGGCGGGTGACAGCCCCAGCGCCTTCAGCGCCGGCACCGTGAGCCAGGACTACGAAAGAGGCACGCCCAGCACCGGGCCGGCGGCGGCCAGCGCGCCGGCGGCGCCGGCTGCGCCCAGCGTGACCGACCGCGCCGCCGAGCGGCTGTACGCCGGCAGCGCGCGCAACCTGCTGCGCGACGAACTGGAGCGGCGCTTCAAAAGCGATGCCGAGCAGGCCACCGCCACCTTCAGCCTCTGGGTGGAACCCGACGGCGCGATCCGGCGCATCGAGTTGCAGCGCACCGGCGACGCGCGGCTGGACGGCGAACTGGACAGCGCCCTGGGCGACACCACGCGCAGCCTGAAGCTGCCGCCGCCGCCGGCCATGGCCCAGCCCATGAAGTTCCGCCTGACGCTGCGGCCTCAGGGTTGAGCGCCGCGCTCCGACCCCTTCTCTCCACGATCCTCAGCTCTCCATCACCATGACCCGACCCCTGACCTTCGCGGCCCTGTGCCTGGCGCTGGTGCTGGCCGCGCCAGCCCGTGCCGACGAACGCAGCGACCTGCAGCAGCTGCGCGCCACCACGCTGGCCCTGATCGACGCCCTGGTGCAGCAGGGCCTGCTGACCCGCGAACGCGCCGACGCCATCGTGCGCCAGGCCCAGGCCGCCCCGGCGCTGGCAACGGCCCCGGCGGGCGCCGCGTCGTCCGCGGGCTGGGGCGCGCCGCTGCCCGCCGTGGCGTCCGGCGTGGTGCGGGTGCCCTATGTCAGCGAGACCTTGCGGGCGCAGCTGCGCGAGGAGATCAAGAACGAGGTGCTGTCTACCGCGCGCGAGGAGCGCTGGGCCGACCCGCGTGCGCTGCCCGACTGGGTGCGCGGCATCAGCTTCGAAGGCGACGTGCGGGTGCGGGCCCAGGCCGAGCGCCTGCCGAACGCGCAGTACGCGCCCGGCGTCACCGACCCCTGCGACACCAGCGGCGGCAACCTGCCGGCGGAGTGCTTCCGGGCCCAGGTCAATTCGCCGGCCTGGGGGCCGGACCTGCTGAACAACACCGCCGACCGCGGCCGCTTCACGCTGCGCGCACGCCTGGGGATCAACGCCAAGGTGTCGGACGACACCAGCCTGGGCTTGCGCTTGACGACCGGCAGCACCAGCGGCCCCAGCTCGTCGTCGCAGACCCTGGGCACGCACTTCAACAAGGCCGGCGTGGTGCTGGACCGTGCCTTCGTGCGCTGGGAACCGCGCTACGACCTGCGGCTGCTGGCCGGGCGCATGGCCAACCCCTTCTTCGGCAGCGACCTGCTGTGGCCCGACGACCTGTCCTTCGACGGCCTGGCGGCGCAGACCGAGCAGAACCTGGCGCCCGGGCTGTATGCCTTCGCCACCGCGGGCGTGTTCCCGCTGGAGGAGTTCAACGTCGACCAGCGCGACAAGTGGCTGTACGGCCTGCAGGTGGGCGCCAATTGGGCCCTGGGTCCCAGCACTGAATTGCGCCTGGGCGCGGCGGTGTACGACTTCTCGCGCATCGAAGGCGTGCGCGAGACCGGCCTGGTGCCGGGGGCGGCCCGCGCCGGCACCGTGCCCTTCCAGACGTCGCAATACCCCGCCAGCGTGCGCCTGAAGGGCAACACCCTGATCAACCTGAACAACCCGGACGACCCCAATGCGTCCACCAGCCCGGTGTGGGGCCTGGCGTCGCGCTTCCGGCCCTTCAACCTGACGGCGGTGCTGGCGCTGCGCCAGTTCAACCCCTTCGAGCTGAGCCTGGGGCTGGACCTGGTAAAGAACACCGGCTTCGACCTGGACGACATCCGCGCCCGCGCGGGCGCGGGGACGGCGCTGGACAACGTGGCGGCCAAGACCACCGGCGTGCAGCTGAAGGCCCAGTTCGGCAAGGCGCGCCTGGCCGACAAGGGTGACTGGCAGGTGATGGCGGCGCTGCGCCAGTTCGAGCGCGACGCCTGGCCGGACGGCTTCACCGACACCACCTGGAACCTGGGCGGCACGAATTACAAGGGCTGGCAGCTGGGCGGGGCTTACGCCTTCGACCGCCGCACCACGCTGGGCCTGCGGCTGACCAGCACGCGCAACCTGGAC encodes the following:
- a CDS encoding filamentous hemagglutinin family N-terminal domain protein (PFAM: haemagglutination activity domain; Filamentous haemagglutinin family outer membrane protein~TIGRFAM: filamentous haemagglutinin family N-terminal domain) translates to MNMRPPQVLASAQVPYRFNALFAALAGAFPWLALAQANPPVAPRVTLTAPARLALPVQAPVWLRGNSSATSSLSGDGRELSIQQASPRAIYQWRSFDIGRDAKVQFNMATGATGAALNRVVGDGSGAAIAPSQILGSLQSNGQVFLINQNGILFGPNAVVNVNGLVASTLNVGDDDFLNGLTTSLRAAVPTFGWADLSGALDPALASPGNYVLVEPGASITTPSGGRVFLFAESVENRGRISAPVGQVVLGAGDKVFLQSPDAEAIYASEANPAFPSLRGLLVEVDGAGRASNIGQILSDRGNTTLVGLAVNQNGRISANTGVSENGSVFLLARGKTRAVLSNEALEKHATEGGTLSVGPHSVISLQPDAEAGGSGPRTSTDSATFTASRIEMSGRQIDLAGGSLVDAPGAQVRLRAEGTPAYAANPAAGGQYAPHDALARISVGANAVIDAAGTTDAQLSVARHFVTTELLGSNDLRDAPLQKLGPLLNPRSRVTFDLRQAVPILGDTSAYRNNLQRSAAERLSVGGNVLLQSAGSVVTQATSRIDVSGGQLSYTGALVQPSLLVGLDGTRYSLNNAPADIAYRALEGSASPVQDRWGTVTRASAAAAGRFESGYVEGRAAGSFSVVAPRALLDGTLAAQTTTGARQAQGLDAPATAGRFQLGTSTQVGNFGSSDYLGAITNTLVRLTAQREELDAAFWSQGLDLASLPDTSRVAADTLLQAGFGTLSISSDAGIVQEQGAALRLAPRAAVTFNAMGAHGVRLGDLIASAGGSVSVRTADAAAAARGGETLSGSIRLDAGARIDVAGQWVNRNRDGAPTAASATTGGSVSLRAAHGLALQQGSAIDVSGGATVSARGGVSGANAGAITLESNNVAARAGLDNAPFELGAQLSGFSMARGAALRLRAAEVDIRPGGAVPRSDGQALSLGDAFFSQGGFASFDIDGGSRLTVHEGALIAPRTQSWVAGAAARFAPTGSAPGQVLASRTLPLALRNAASLTLSATGARLDTPDGRLSLQTGSRIDLDPGAALTLRGAAALDVDGSLHAPGGATSLRMGGSFGTFAEDHLGSFRIGDNARIDTSGLVLAQRGGDGLLRGRVLDGGAITLTAVAGQTRITPLEVAAGAVLQADGTQGRLNLASEGDALRNVASNGGAITLQAREGGALLAGQMLSRAGGAGAAGGALTASLLVSDSNLPAQQANNVADARLELLVAAPGTTQAQPGLMQLAADRVRDGGFADLNLAASDRLVVHTGSTLNLARHLSLDAPVLEVQGEGAAALAAAGVLRLGNTDTGVRRQGDSANNQSARPVSGGAASLTLQGDLIELNGALSTQGLGRLNLQAATELRLRGQPSGGAEGDVGVLRSAADLNISAALVAPVTASHFTLDAGAATVSFSGGSTDAPLPVSAGGSLTVNARRIDQGGVLRAPFGSLAFNAADSVLLRGGSLSSVSGAGLTLPFGTAAGQTAWTDPGGQSLIALPEKAITVQAPTGRAEVQAGAVLDLSGGGQLLALEFVPGRGGSTDVFAGNAGGAFAVLPTAGAYAPFDRAIATQQDAAGRVPALSLGDQIRFDAGGPLPAGSYAVLPARYAVLDGAYLVRPSSVALPPGVARTLPNGATLLAGTRSTAGTDLAASASSSYVLTPSALARQSSEIRVSEADAYLAALATARDAEAPRGARDAGSLNLQVQALNLAGQVRFDLPAAATGQRGPLGGELNLSARHIRVADAAVADGDALVVTPVQLAATGAQSILLGGVRTGAGSTRLVSVGADTVSVSAQGPLQAQDLLLAARQRVRVDDGATLAARGGGVAAQLALQGDGALVRLSADPQARTQRLGATREGGDLQLGAATLQGASVQLEGTRSTQIAPGAQLQAVQLSLGASRLALGATAGQELEAGTLSLTPELAAQIGQADALSLRSFSTLDLHGDAGLGGSALRQLTLDAAAIRQLSPGSARVAARELVLTNTTGQVPAASGGSGVLTLQATDGDLLLQGGALALQGVGQATLSAHRDLVFSNAASVLAGGDLTLAAGRITADSGAVAEVRADKGALRLQAQGSAGSRDAGVGATLNLGAASLLQGGRVELPSGRLEMQASAADGVVLAAGSLTQLGGITRLFDGQAVSTSGGDLTVLAAQGSVRLDAGAAIDVSAAQAGGRAGAVSLAAPGGGVQLDGSLLGQAASLADGGRLSLDTAQAVDLAALSRVLAAGKQPAASSGGAARGNFQQELVVRNRQGDQTLPAGATLTAQRIGLASDNGALDLRGALVADAPSGSSRVLLAAGGDLTLAPGATVSLRATAPGGQGGALQVLSRDGRIALKDGATLDLSGPNPSQPAVAGGSLLLRAARTGIDAGHPGGTDVAIDRIGATAYGVASFEIEAVQVYEHVQTLTVGAAATPPAATTAPTVAPTAAPTPAPTAAPTLAPTISPTAAPTPAPTAAPAPAVPSVGNGSTTVGQLPPAPPSQLPIVASPSVDRIQALFDQVAPAQALVTIQAVASTGNGSTTIGQTPPKPPSQVPTAAPTAAPTPAPTSAPTAAPTPAPTPAPTAAPTPAPTPAPTAAPTAAPTPAPTAAPTPAPTPAPTAAPTPAPTAAPTPAPTPVPTAAPTPAPTAAPTPAPTPAPTAAPTPAPTAAPTPAPTAAPTPAPTPAPTAAPTPAPTAAPTPAPTPAPTAAPTPAPTPAPTAAPTPAPTAAPTPAPTPAPTAAPTPAPTPAPTAAPTPAPTAAPTPAPTPAPTAAPTPAPTPAPTAAPGTPSLGNGSTTVGVTPPAPPSTVPSASPAPTPAPTPAPTAAPTPAPTAAPTPAPTTAPTPAPTPAPTQAPAPPPGPPAAPGTPSVGNGTTTVGVTPPAPPSTLPSASPVPTPAPTPAPTPAPTLAPTLAPTPLPTPAPTPAPTPVPTPAPTPAPTPAPAPRTDLRTGTVLADVQAFFGSDSTRRDGMADRVAPRTLSPAPPPADGRAASVLRDLVRVVPGVEVRSDADLSLTGDWNLQPLALSASADASGNRSIVAGERAGGVPLTLTLRAAGNLNLSHSLSDGFAVPGAGVPVLAGEAAAAAALATAASVATRAPIVSAMGASFRLVGGADLSAAEVMATVVSDKQGDVLIGRNVNGSTPPDVLVRSTTGSIDLAAGRDLKLLNRQAVVYTTGAPVDLSARGDLQYSFTGPVLSRGLNSHPLVDGGGAVGVAARRDIVGGSNGSSQYGVDWWWRQGSANDPAQDLTWYVRYDQFRQGFGALGGGDVTVTAGRNMLDVAAAAPSNGAALSALGDAPRQQLSYGGGNVALRAGGDITNGFVFGGGDRVEVRAGGGINATGNFQGLQVLHGDTAVNLSARGDMTLGRVVSAGMVLPLARQDTSPTPSMLVTGLSPNATLQALSESGDLSLAAARPSPLAGTYNGTARDEENVVPAHTRLAAPLGSLRSRALLQAPARDAQLELLARDDLDAGLLQVTGSLPALASPGPVSSSALRDLLRPFSGPQPAFENEASREPVRLFSSEGTVTLDASQLASPLRVLAGQDIVSRGAVTLQHQRADELSLLAAGRDIRLTASTTAFSLKLQGPGEGVATAGRHIDLGVSGGIGSVGNLENRLLPEGGAGITVMAGVKLGSADIAQAVRAGYLLRNAATLDARNETLAVYLAQWNAAAHGQAVPSRDGASLSRGARLLELAKALTAGDPALSGLLPPQAPELQAAGLGAGAVDAGGPADAALASLSSLVMRALNQRLAESLPTLAPERQAVLTAAVLMADLRAAGRAAAAAATAAERDAAYQAGYDALATVFPGTRSTGKVSLTSSQVKTQQGGPIRVLAPGGSVNAGETFASGKQGATASDLGLMTTNGGAIELAVRDSVLVNQSRIFTVGQGDLLVWASEGNVDAGRGAKTVTGTPPPLIKVDRDGNVVVDTSGSFSGSGIAVLDARSELDLYAPKGEINAGEAGIRSLGNAFFGARLFVGGNDTAVSGSTTGSTGAEVSVNAAAAVGDAGQGATSAGTKVASSQDDEDDRKKRKPRRNLLLDFLGFGADGAN